The following coding sequences are from one Streptomyces angustmyceticus window:
- a CDS encoding Pls/PosA family non-ribosomal peptide synthetase: protein MTGKSFEAMPPDLGASPTVRGAIAAPAAGVEGVLAAVLADVVRVGEVSADSHFFDDLGADSMVMAQFCARVRKHADLPSISMKDVYRHPTIRSLVTALAASVPAAPTAPPASAPAAPGESSAPAPSAPTGTPRYVLCGALQLLAFLGYSYLVAFVAARGYTWISAGSGLGDVYLRSVLFGAAGFMGLCVFPVLVKWVLIGRWKPRQIRVWSLAYVRLWIVKTLVRSDPMVLFVGSPLYALYLRALGARIGRGVVILSRNVPLCTDLLAVGDGALIRKDVYFTGYRAQDGVIRTGTVTLGRNAVVCEATVLDIDTALGEAAQLGHASSLHSGQAVPDGERWHGSPAQRTDVDYQAVGPVACGAARRVLHSLVQLLTVLLVYVPLAIGAVGLLLAVAPQLAAALEPGPSALTTWTFYADALAFSLVVFFGALPLGLLLMVTVPRLLNRTITPGRVYPLYGFHYGAHRAITFLTNRRSLMRLFGDSSCVVHYLRCLGYDLSRIEQTGSNFGTEVKHETPYLSSVGSGTMVADGLSVNNADYSSTSFRVARTSIGPRNFLGNRIAYPSRGRTGDNCLLATKVMVPVDGEVREGVGLLGSPSFEIPRSVRRDSSFDGLKSEEQLRHRLPAKNRHNVVTMGWYLLVRWIYFFLVTLLVSAAADLYAPFGAAAIALANVLVVLFTAVYYVLVERAVTACHPTGPLFCSIYDQRFWQRERFWKVPSETYLRLFDGTPFKSLIWRMLGVRTGRRVFDDGCYLTERTMVTLGDGCTLNTGSVVQCHSQEDGAFKSDRSTVGPGATLGVGAFVHYGVAIGDGAVLAPDSFLMKGEVLPPRARWGGNPARQIGRGDGGEWR from the coding sequence ATGACGGGAAAGTCGTTCGAAGCGATGCCCCCTGATCTGGGGGCCTCCCCCACGGTCCGGGGCGCGATCGCCGCCCCGGCGGCCGGAGTCGAGGGGGTTCTGGCCGCGGTGCTGGCCGATGTCGTGCGCGTCGGTGAGGTGTCGGCCGACAGCCACTTCTTCGACGACCTGGGCGCCGACTCGATGGTGATGGCGCAGTTCTGCGCGCGGGTCAGGAAGCACGCGGATCTGCCCTCCATATCGATGAAGGACGTCTACCGGCATCCGACGATCCGAAGCCTGGTGACGGCGCTCGCGGCCTCCGTGCCCGCCGCCCCCACTGCACCGCCGGCCTCCGCTCCCGCCGCCCCCGGTGAATCATCGGCCCCCGCACCGTCGGCTCCGACGGGCACGCCCCGCTACGTCCTGTGCGGAGCGCTGCAACTCCTGGCGTTCCTCGGGTACTCGTACCTCGTCGCGTTCGTGGCCGCCAGGGGCTACACCTGGATATCCGCCGGCTCCGGCCTGGGTGACGTGTACCTTCGGTCGGTACTGTTCGGCGCGGCGGGCTTCATGGGGCTGTGCGTCTTCCCGGTCCTGGTGAAGTGGGTCCTCATCGGCCGGTGGAAGCCGCGGCAGATCCGCGTCTGGAGCCTGGCGTACGTCCGTCTCTGGATCGTCAAGACGCTGGTCCGTTCCGACCCGATGGTCCTGTTCGTGGGTTCGCCGCTCTATGCGCTGTATCTCCGGGCGCTGGGCGCGAGGATCGGGCGGGGCGTCGTGATTCTCTCCAGGAACGTGCCCTTGTGCACGGATCTGCTCGCCGTCGGCGACGGCGCCCTGATCCGCAAGGACGTGTATTTCACCGGCTATCGGGCGCAGGACGGGGTGATCCGCACCGGCACGGTCACGCTGGGCAGGAACGCGGTCGTCTGCGAAGCCACCGTGCTCGACATCGACACCGCGCTGGGCGAGGCGGCCCAGCTCGGCCACGCCTCCTCGTTGCACAGCGGACAGGCGGTGCCCGACGGCGAGCGCTGGCACGGGTCACCGGCGCAACGCACCGATGTGGACTACCAGGCGGTGGGCCCGGTCGCGTGCGGTGCCGCGCGGCGGGTGCTGCACAGCCTCGTGCAGTTGCTGACCGTGCTCCTCGTGTACGTGCCGCTGGCGATCGGGGCCGTGGGTCTCCTGCTCGCGGTGGCGCCGCAGCTCGCCGCCGCTCTGGAGCCAGGGCCCTCGGCCCTGACGACCTGGACGTTCTACGCCGACGCCCTGGCGTTCTCGCTCGTCGTGTTCTTCGGTGCCCTTCCGCTCGGTCTCCTGCTGATGGTCACGGTGCCGCGTCTGCTGAACCGGACCATCACACCGGGCAGGGTCTATCCCCTGTACGGCTTCCACTACGGGGCGCACCGGGCGATCACGTTCCTGACCAACCGGCGGTCCCTGATGCGGCTGTTCGGTGACAGCTCCTGCGTCGTCCACTACCTGCGGTGCCTGGGGTACGACCTCTCGCGGATCGAGCAGACCGGGTCGAACTTCGGCACCGAGGTCAAGCACGAGACGCCGTACCTGAGTTCCGTCGGCAGCGGCACGATGGTCGCCGACGGGTTGTCGGTCAACAACGCCGACTACTCCAGCACGTCGTTCCGGGTCGCGCGGACGTCGATCGGGCCCCGCAACTTCCTCGGGAACCGGATCGCCTACCCGTCGCGGGGCAGGACGGGCGACAACTGCCTGCTCGCGACGAAGGTGATGGTCCCCGTCGACGGGGAGGTCCGGGAGGGTGTGGGGCTGCTGGGCTCGCCCAGTTTCGAGATTCCGCGGTCGGTGCGGCGCGACAGCAGCTTCGACGGGCTGAAGAGCGAGGAGCAGCTGCGTCACCGCCTGCCCGCCAAGAACAGGCACAATGTCGTCACCATGGGCTGGTACCTGCTGGTCCGCTGGATCTACTTCTTCCTGGTCACCCTGCTCGTCTCGGCCGCCGCCGACCTCTACGCCCCGTTCGGCGCGGCGGCGATCGCGCTGGCCAACGTCCTGGTCGTGCTGTTCACGGCCGTGTACTACGTGCTGGTCGAGCGCGCCGTCACGGCCTGCCACCCCACGGGCCCGCTGTTCTGCTCGATCTACGACCAGCGCTTCTGGCAGCGGGAACGCTTCTGGAAGGTGCCGTCGGAGACGTATCTGCGGCTGTTCGACGGCACTCCGTTCAAGAGCCTGATCTGGCGGATGCTGGGGGTCCGCACCGGCCGCCGGGTCTTCGACGACGGCTGCTATCTGACCGAGCGGACGATGGTGACCCTCGGGGACGGCTGCACGCTCAACACGGGGAGCGTCGTCCAGTGCCATTCGCAGGAGGACGGCGCCTTCAAGTCCGACCGCAGCACGGTCGGTCCCGGAGCGACGCTGGGGGTCGGCGCCTTCGTGCACTACGGGGTGGCGATCGGCGACGGCGCCGTGCTCGCCCCCGACTCCTTCCTCATGAAGGGCGAAGTCCTCCCGCCGCGTGCGCGGTGGGGAGGAAATCCGGCCCGGCAGATCGGCCGGGGCGACGGCGGGGAGTGGAGGTAG
- a CDS encoding amino acid adenylation domain-containing protein, producing MTTPLKHDVGPRHEVAAAGGFATVPRWTRTPVPGTAVYEAGLPEDLLPALERWAREWGVARDSVLLAAHAKVLGALSGEQSVATRYVPVAGGGPVPCRLSAAGESWRSLVRDTHQAVSRLTARPGSPGDGPGDAAEPSAPLPETAFDPTGAGGAAEGAVLRVAVVRQDGADLLRLQYRTEVLDEAAAARIAGYHLTALTLLAAGPEAAHGRQSLLSTEELRFQLAALAGPHRALPEYRFHELFEQRVRAHPDAVAAVHGDRRWTYGELNARANRLAHALRAAGLRRQDVVAVVTARTLDWPAAVLAVFKAGGTYLPVEPHFPADRIAAMLSRASCGLVLTEPGSTATLDQALESLPGVRRLFIDAACEGSPDESDPGVPVAPDDLAYVFFTSGSTGEPKGAMCEHEGMLNHLYAKIDDLEIGEGQVVAQTAPQCFDISLWQLLSALLVGGRTLLVEQEAVLDVGRFLDTIDGGRADVLQVVPSYLDVVLSFLEQHPRELPTLRCVSVTGEALKKELVERWFAAAPRIRLVNAYGLTETSDDTNHEVMDRVPDGERIPLGRPVNNVRLYLVDAHLSPVPLGAPGEIVFSGVCVGRGYVNDPERTRLAFTTDPYRPGSRLYRSGDYGRWRPDGKLEFLGRRDTQVKIRGFRIETGEIENTLLRVPGVRDGAVVVSQQAGRGQRLVAFYSGPRPLEAGALQDRLGRSLPAYMVPSAFHWRESLPLTANGKVDKKALAALADADDPAEDDRRPPGTPAEERLAAAWAEVLGIPPDRIGGQDDFFALGGTSLSAVKVAIRLERVVSPRDLAQHPVLADLARLVESRTAAGSAPPPTRPEGRAPVHDTGRAPAAADRADADRKDTTMASSLPTSLPGLESPAGRTPMLRLDAAVDAADWVAEHRDALRAAVVEHGALLVRGLGLRHPDEVGAVRQRMGLLPVTEKESFAPRKTHSEGVYSSSAWPPNQPMCMHHELSYTLEFPGLMLFACLGAPGEGGATGVADSAAVLDALPPGLIERFEREGWLLDRSYHDEIGASLSEAFGTDDRGAIEDYCRSHAIQFTWQPDGGLRTRQRRSAVVRHPVSGRRCWFNQIAFLNEWTMAPEVREYLIDEYGADGLPFNTRYGNGDPLTEDTVQLLSKVYDAHTVRRPWQAGDLLLVDNVRTAHSREPFAGPREVVVAMAEPLRLADCSPTIEVTVP from the coding sequence ATGACCACGCCTCTGAAGCACGATGTGGGCCCGCGCCACGAGGTGGCCGCCGCGGGCGGGTTCGCCACGGTGCCGCGCTGGACCCGTACCCCGGTTCCGGGTACCGCCGTATACGAGGCGGGGCTGCCCGAGGATCTGCTGCCGGCGCTGGAGCGGTGGGCACGGGAGTGGGGCGTCGCGCGCGACTCGGTGCTGCTGGCCGCGCATGCCAAGGTGCTCGGCGCGCTGAGCGGTGAGCAGAGCGTCGCGACCCGATACGTCCCGGTGGCGGGTGGCGGTCCGGTGCCCTGCCGGCTGTCGGCCGCGGGCGAGTCGTGGCGGTCGCTGGTGCGTGACACGCATCAGGCCGTCTCCCGGCTTACGGCGCGGCCGGGCTCCCCGGGCGACGGCCCCGGGGACGCCGCGGAGCCGTCCGCTCCGTTGCCCGAGACGGCGTTCGACCCGACCGGTGCCGGAGGCGCGGCCGAGGGCGCGGTGCTGCGGGTGGCGGTGGTGCGCCAGGACGGCGCGGACCTGCTGCGGCTGCAGTACCGGACCGAGGTGCTCGACGAGGCCGCCGCCGCCAGGATCGCCGGATACCACCTCACCGCGCTCACCCTGCTCGCCGCCGGCCCGGAGGCGGCGCACGGGCGGCAGAGTCTGCTGTCCACCGAGGAACTGCGCTTCCAGCTCGCAGCGCTCGCCGGCCCGCACCGGGCGCTGCCGGAGTACCGGTTCCACGAGCTGTTCGAGCAGCGTGTACGGGCGCACCCGGACGCCGTCGCGGCCGTGCACGGCGACCGGCGGTGGACGTACGGGGAGCTCAACGCCCGCGCCAACCGGCTGGCCCACGCCCTGCGGGCCGCCGGACTGCGTCGGCAGGACGTGGTCGCGGTGGTGACCGCACGCACTCTGGACTGGCCGGCGGCCGTCCTCGCGGTCTTCAAGGCCGGAGGCACGTACCTGCCCGTCGAACCGCACTTCCCCGCCGACCGGATCGCCGCGATGCTCTCCCGTGCCTCGTGCGGGCTGGTGCTGACCGAACCCGGCAGCACGGCCACCCTCGACCAGGCCCTGGAGTCGCTGCCCGGGGTCCGGCGGCTCTTCATCGACGCGGCGTGCGAGGGAAGCCCGGACGAGAGCGACCCCGGCGTGCCCGTCGCCCCGGACGACCTCGCGTACGTCTTCTTCACGTCCGGCTCCACCGGTGAGCCCAAGGGCGCGATGTGCGAGCACGAGGGCATGCTCAACCACCTCTACGCCAAGATCGACGACTTGGAGATCGGTGAGGGGCAGGTCGTCGCCCAGACCGCGCCGCAGTGCTTCGACATCTCCCTGTGGCAGCTGCTGTCCGCGCTGCTGGTCGGCGGGCGGACGCTGCTGGTCGAGCAGGAGGCCGTCCTGGACGTCGGGCGGTTCCTCGACACCATCGACGGTGGCCGGGCCGACGTGCTCCAGGTGGTGCCGTCCTACCTCGACGTCGTGCTGTCCTTCCTGGAGCAGCACCCCCGCGAACTGCCTACCCTGCGCTGTGTGTCGGTCACCGGCGAGGCGCTGAAGAAGGAGCTCGTCGAGCGCTGGTTCGCGGCCGCGCCCCGGATCAGGCTGGTCAACGCCTACGGGTTGACCGAGACCTCCGACGACACCAATCACGAGGTCATGGACCGGGTCCCGGACGGCGAACGGATCCCGCTCGGCCGTCCCGTCAACAACGTGCGCCTCTACCTGGTGGACGCGCATCTGTCCCCGGTGCCGCTCGGTGCCCCCGGCGAGATCGTCTTCTCCGGGGTGTGCGTCGGCCGCGGATACGTCAACGACCCGGAGCGCACCCGGCTGGCCTTCACCACGGATCCGTACCGTCCGGGCAGCCGGCTCTACCGGTCCGGCGACTACGGCCGGTGGCGGCCGGACGGAAAGCTGGAGTTCCTCGGCCGCCGGGACACCCAGGTCAAGATCCGTGGCTTCCGGATCGAGACCGGCGAGATCGAGAACACCCTGCTGCGGGTGCCCGGGGTCCGTGACGGTGCCGTCGTGGTCTCCCAACAGGCCGGCCGGGGGCAGCGGCTGGTGGCCTTCTACTCCGGTCCTCGCCCGCTGGAGGCGGGTGCGCTGCAGGACCGGCTGGGCCGGTCGCTGCCCGCGTACATGGTCCCGTCGGCCTTCCACTGGCGGGAGAGCCTCCCGCTGACGGCCAACGGAAAGGTCGACAAGAAGGCGCTGGCCGCTCTCGCCGACGCGGACGACCCCGCCGAGGACGACCGCCGCCCGCCCGGCACACCGGCCGAAGAGCGGCTCGCCGCCGCCTGGGCCGAGGTCCTCGGGATTCCGCCGGACCGGATCGGCGGCCAGGACGACTTCTTCGCGCTCGGCGGCACCTCGCTCTCGGCCGTCAAGGTCGCGATCCGCCTGGAGCGGGTGGTCTCCCCCAGGGACCTGGCCCAGCATCCGGTCCTCGCCGACCTGGCCCGGCTCGTCGAGAGCCGCACCGCGGCCGGCTCCGCGCCGCCGCCGACGCGGCCCGAGGGGCGCGCCCCGGTGCACGACACCGGCCGGGCCCCCGCCGCAGCAGACCGAGCCGACGCCGACCGAAAGGACACCACGATGGCTTCCTCCCTCCCGACCTCACTGCCCGGCCTGGAGTCCCCGGCCGGCCGGACACCGATGCTGCGGCTCGACGCCGCCGTCGACGCGGCGGACTGGGTGGCCGAACACCGGGACGCGCTGCGCGCCGCCGTCGTCGAACACGGTGCGCTCCTCGTCCGCGGTCTCGGCCTCCGGCACCCGGACGAGGTCGGCGCGGTCCGTCAGCGGATGGGCCTGCTTCCGGTGACGGAGAAGGAGTCCTTCGCTCCCCGGAAGACCCACTCCGAGGGCGTCTACTCCTCGTCCGCCTGGCCGCCGAACCAGCCGATGTGCATGCACCACGAACTGAGCTACACGCTGGAGTTCCCCGGCCTGATGCTGTTCGCCTGCCTCGGCGCCCCCGGTGAGGGAGGAGCCACCGGCGTCGCGGACTCCGCGGCGGTGCTCGACGCGCTGCCGCCGGGGCTCATCGAGCGGTTCGAGCGGGAGGGCTGGCTGCTGGACCGCAGCTACCACGACGAGATCGGCGCCTCCTTGTCGGAGGCGTTCGGCACCGACGACCGCGGCGCCATCGAGGACTACTGCCGTTCTCACGCCATTCAGTTCACCTGGCAGCCCGACGGCGGACTGCGCACCCGCCAGCGCCGCAGCGCCGTGGTGCGCCACCCCGTCAGCGGGCGGCGCTGCTGGTTCAACCAGATCGCGTTCCTCAACGAGTGGACGATGGCACCCGAGGTGCGCGAGTACCTCATCGACGAGTACGGCGCCGACGGGCTGCCGTTCAACACCCGTTACGGCAACGGCGACCCCCTCACCGAGGACACCGTCCAGCTGCTCAGCAAGGTCTACGACGCACACACCGTGCGCCGCCCCTGGCAGGCCGGTGACCTGCTGCTCGTCGACAACGTCCGCACCGCACACAGCAGGGAGCCCTTCGCAGGACCACGGGAGGTGGTGGTGGCGATGGCCGAGCCGCTGCGCCTGGCCGACTGCTCACCGACCATCGAGGTGACCGTCCCGTGA
- the sbnB gene encoding 2,3-diaminopropionate biosynthesis protein SbnB, whose protein sequence is MTESPLTVPPFAVISGARVRAALHGREKHLVAVVEETYRLHGAGDSVNPPSSFLRFPDRPASRMISLPASIGGEARVDGLKWISSFPENVASGLPRASAVLILNDPATGYPFACLESSIISATRTAASAASAADWLSRGRPRPVRVGFFGAGLIARYIHTFLEGTGWSFDEIGVHDLSADSAAGFRRYLEQSGTAGRIIVHRSAEELIRQSDLVVFATIAGEPHVDDPSWFAHNPVVLHISLRDLAPRILLASTNIVDDVEHCLHAATSPHLTEQLTGNRDFLHGTLDDVMRGRVTIPADRPAVFSPFGLGVLDLAVGKYVYDEVARSRQLQVIDDFFHELRRYG, encoded by the coding sequence ATGACCGAATCGCCGCTCACCGTGCCCCCGTTCGCGGTGATCTCAGGAGCCCGGGTCCGCGCCGCCCTGCACGGACGCGAGAAGCACCTCGTGGCCGTGGTCGAGGAGACCTACCGGCTGCACGGCGCCGGGGACTCGGTGAACCCGCCGTCCTCGTTCCTCCGGTTCCCCGACCGCCCCGCGTCGCGGATGATCTCGCTGCCCGCCTCCATCGGCGGGGAGGCGCGGGTGGACGGGCTGAAGTGGATCTCCAGCTTCCCGGAGAACGTGGCGTCCGGCCTGCCCCGGGCATCCGCGGTGCTGATCCTCAACGACCCGGCCACCGGCTACCCGTTCGCCTGCCTGGAGAGCTCGATCATCAGCGCCACCAGGACCGCCGCGTCGGCGGCGTCGGCGGCCGACTGGCTCAGCCGCGGCCGCCCGCGGCCGGTGCGCGTCGGATTCTTCGGTGCGGGCCTGATCGCCCGCTACATCCACACGTTCCTGGAGGGCACCGGCTGGTCGTTCGACGAGATCGGCGTGCACGACCTGTCCGCGGACAGCGCGGCCGGCTTCCGCCGGTACCTGGAGCAGTCCGGCACCGCGGGCCGGATCATCGTGCACCGCAGCGCCGAGGAGCTGATCCGTCAGAGCGATCTGGTGGTCTTCGCCACCATCGCCGGTGAGCCGCATGTCGACGACCCCTCCTGGTTCGCCCACAACCCGGTGGTCCTGCACATCTCGCTGCGCGACCTCGCGCCGCGGATCCTGCTGGCCTCCACCAACATCGTCGACGACGTCGAGCACTGCCTCCACGCCGCCACGTCGCCGCACCTGACCGAACAGCTCACGGGCAACCGGGACTTCCTGCACGGCACGCTGGACGACGTGATGCGCGGACGGGTGACGATCCCGGCGGACCGGCCGGCCGTCTTCTCCCCGTTCGGCCTCGGAGTGCTCGACCTCGCGGTCGGCAAGTACGTCTACGACGAGGTCGCCCGCTCGAGACAACTGCAGGTCATCGATGACTTCTTCCACGAACTGCGCCGGTACGGATGA
- the sbnA gene encoding 2,3-diaminopropionate biosynthesis protein SbnA: protein MPVITVPYAFNEEELYVDLEAIFGQSLFLKCEGLNFAGSIKLKAATEMVEAAEREGALTPESVLVESSSGNLGVALSMIAASKGYRFLCVTDSRCNLSTRLMMEALGSQVHVVAADEASGGFLGARLDYVRDLCASDDRWVWLSQYTNPGNWQAHYRRTAPAIARWFPRLDVLFIGAGTTGTLMGCARYFREWHRPVQIIAVDSVGSVTFGGAPGRRMIPGLGMSVHPPLLDESFVDEAVRVEEADTVRACHQLARHGFLFGGSTGTVVSGAMDWLSRHDTRGLTAVAIAPDLGERYLDTIYQANWVQDLYGEELLGSDGALDGPAPVCPLPAPPEARPAPPRRSPDPQPREERKEQAGDI from the coding sequence ATGCCAGTCATCACCGTTCCCTACGCCTTCAACGAGGAAGAGCTCTACGTCGACCTCGAGGCGATCTTCGGGCAGTCACTGTTCCTCAAGTGCGAGGGCCTCAACTTCGCCGGGTCGATCAAACTGAAGGCCGCAACAGAAATGGTGGAGGCAGCCGAGCGGGAGGGCGCCCTGACTCCGGAATCGGTCCTGGTCGAGTCCTCGTCCGGCAACCTGGGCGTGGCACTGAGCATGATCGCGGCGAGCAAGGGCTACCGGTTCCTGTGCGTGACGGACTCCCGCTGCAACCTGTCGACCCGGCTGATGATGGAGGCGCTGGGCAGCCAGGTGCACGTCGTGGCCGCCGACGAGGCGAGCGGCGGCTTCCTCGGCGCGCGGCTCGACTACGTCCGCGATCTGTGCGCCTCCGACGACCGCTGGGTGTGGCTGAGCCAGTACACCAACCCGGGCAACTGGCAGGCCCACTACCGCAGGACGGCACCGGCGATCGCCCGCTGGTTCCCGCGCCTGGACGTGCTGTTCATCGGGGCCGGCACCACCGGCACCCTGATGGGCTGTGCGCGTTACTTCCGCGAGTGGCACCGGCCGGTGCAGATCATCGCGGTGGACAGCGTGGGTTCGGTGACCTTCGGCGGCGCACCGGGGCGCCGCATGATCCCCGGCCTGGGCATGAGCGTCCATCCCCCGCTGCTCGACGAGTCCTTCGTGGACGAGGCGGTACGCGTCGAGGAGGCGGACACGGTCCGCGCCTGCCACCAACTGGCCCGGCACGGCTTCCTCTTCGGCGGCTCGACGGGCACTGTCGTCAGCGGCGCGATGGACTGGCTGTCCCGGCACGACACCCGCGGCCTCACCGCCGTGGCCATCGCCCCTGACCTGGGCGAGCGCTACCTCGACACCATCTACCAGGCCAACTGGGTGCAGGACCTGTACGGCGAGGAACTGCTCGGCTCCGACGGGGCCTTGGACGGGCCCGCCCCGGTATGCCCGCTGCCCGCTCCCCCGGAAGCCCGCCCGGCGCCGCCGAGGCGTTCACCCGACCCCCAGCCGCGCGAGGAGCGCAAGGAGCAGGCGGGCGATATCTGA
- a CDS encoding amidase has product MQPFELTLAEAATALEERTLSPVELTESVLERIGAVDERLGAYVTVAGETARNSAARAEREIADGRYRGPLHGIPFGLKDMIDVAGMPTTASSRVRAGHLAQTDSTVARQLSAAGGVLLGKTHTHEFAYGLTTPQTRNAWSQEHVAGGSSGGSAVAVAAGEATFALGTDTGGSIRVPAALNGTVGLKPTYGLVSRHGVTALSWSLDHVGPLTRTVRDAALVLSALVGHDPQDPASLRAVPSACPLPPDGGDMTGLRIGVPVNYYFDRVAPEVEAAVREALTQMTDMGAELVEVEIPMTRYIQPTHWGLMVPEATAYHERTLRSVPELYGPDVRILLEAGELVSAGDYLRAQRSRTLMRQAWLRLFDGIDVLAAPTVPITAAKTDQQTVQWPDGTTEGVPDAYVRLSAPANITGLPALSLSAGRDRAGLPIGLQLIGRPLAEATLLRTGHAYECARGVVDRGSAVAGA; this is encoded by the coding sequence ATGCAGCCGTTTGAGCTGACTCTTGCCGAAGCGGCCACGGCCCTGGAGGAGCGGACGCTCTCCCCGGTGGAGCTGACCGAGTCCGTCCTCGAACGCATCGGCGCCGTCGACGAACGGCTGGGGGCCTATGTCACCGTGGCCGGCGAGACGGCGCGCAACTCGGCCGCGCGGGCGGAACGCGAGATCGCGGACGGCAGGTACCGCGGCCCGCTGCACGGCATCCCGTTCGGGCTGAAGGACATGATCGATGTCGCCGGAATGCCGACCACGGCCAGCTCCCGCGTCAGGGCCGGCCACCTCGCGCAGACGGACAGCACCGTGGCGCGGCAACTGTCCGCAGCAGGCGGGGTCCTGCTGGGGAAGACGCACACGCACGAGTTCGCCTACGGGCTGACAACACCTCAGACCCGCAACGCCTGGTCCCAGGAGCACGTGGCGGGCGGATCGAGTGGTGGTTCGGCGGTCGCCGTGGCCGCCGGCGAGGCCACCTTCGCCCTGGGGACGGACACCGGCGGCTCGATCCGCGTACCCGCGGCACTCAACGGGACGGTCGGCCTCAAGCCGACCTACGGCCTCGTCTCCCGGCACGGCGTGACCGCACTGTCCTGGTCGCTGGACCACGTCGGCCCCCTCACCCGCACGGTCCGGGACGCGGCCCTCGTCCTCTCCGCACTGGTGGGCCACGACCCCCAGGACCCGGCGAGCCTCCGCGCGGTGCCGTCCGCCTGCCCGCTGCCGCCGGACGGTGGCGACATGACGGGCCTGCGCATCGGAGTACCCGTCAACTACTACTTCGACCGAGTCGCCCCCGAGGTCGAAGCCGCCGTGCGCGAGGCGCTCACACAGATGACGGACATGGGAGCCGAACTCGTCGAGGTCGAGATCCCGATGACGCGCTACATCCAGCCGACCCACTGGGGCCTGATGGTCCCCGAGGCGACCGCCTACCACGAACGCACGCTGCGGTCCGTACCGGAGCTCTACGGCCCCGACGTACGGATTCTCCTGGAGGCCGGCGAGCTGGTCTCGGCGGGCGACTATCTGCGCGCCCAGCGCTCCCGCACCCTCATGCGTCAGGCGTGGCTGCGCCTCTTCGACGGCATCGATGTACTCGCGGCGCCCACCGTGCCGATAACCGCCGCCAAGACGGACCAGCAGACCGTCCAATGGCCCGACGGCACCACGGAAGGCGTCCCCGACGCCTATGTCCGCCTCTCTGCCCCGGCGAACATCACCGGTCTGCCGGCCCTGAGCCTGTCGGCCGGACGCGATCGTGCGGGCCTGCCCATCGGGTTGCAGCTGATAGGGCGCCCGCTGGCGGAAGCGACCCTGCTGCGCACGGGCCACGCGTACGAGTGCGCCCGGGGCGTGGTCGACCGGGGGTCTGCCGTGGCAGGAGCCTGA
- a CDS encoding GNAT family N-acetyltransferase, which produces MGKPAETLRFDQVELRRWRGTDIEALDRLITESRAHLLPWMPFAATHDRKQGEGFLTRCKEEWESEQAYHYAIVSAEEVIGSCGLMRRIGPGGLDIGYWLHPASTGKGLATMAASALVQEGRQLPGIDRIEIHHDEANPASGAVARRLGFTEFERVPLPQGAEAPGESGIDVRWRLQIRTGRTDPVHGSP; this is translated from the coding sequence ATGGGAAAGCCTGCTGAGACCCTTCGCTTCGACCAGGTCGAGCTGCGCCGTTGGCGTGGCACCGACATCGAGGCCCTCGACCGACTGATCACCGAGTCACGCGCTCATCTGCTGCCGTGGATGCCCTTTGCGGCCACCCATGACCGGAAGCAGGGAGAGGGGTTCCTGACCCGGTGCAAGGAGGAGTGGGAGTCGGAGCAGGCCTACCACTACGCGATCGTCTCAGCTGAAGAGGTGATCGGCAGCTGCGGGCTGATGCGCCGGATCGGGCCGGGAGGGCTGGACATCGGGTATTGGCTCCACCCCGCGTCAACGGGCAAGGGGCTGGCCACCATGGCGGCGTCCGCTCTGGTGCAGGAGGGACGGCAGCTGCCGGGCATCGACCGCATCGAGATCCACCACGACGAGGCCAACCCCGCCAGTGGCGCCGTCGCCCGCCGATTGGGCTTCACCGAGTTCGAGCGCGTACCGCTGCCGCAAGGAGCGGAGGCCCCGGGTGAGTCGGGCATCGACGTGCGATGGCGCCTCCAGATACGGACCGGGAGGACCGACCCGGTGCACGGATCGCCGTAA
- a CDS encoding YybH family protein, protein MAAPLDHDAVLRRVLDGWKAAVDAHEPQRVASHFTEDAIFQGLRPYSVGRQGVADYYDSQPLGMTAEYRILEARQLADGLVLGYLSVDFAFTDRATIVVNLSVLVKDTKEGWRISHYQVSRLAPAA, encoded by the coding sequence ATCGCCGCGCCCCTTGACCATGACGCCGTCCTGCGCCGCGTCCTCGACGGTTGGAAGGCTGCCGTCGACGCGCATGAACCGCAGCGGGTCGCCTCTCACTTCACCGAGGACGCGATCTTCCAAGGGCTGCGCCCGTACAGCGTCGGGCGGCAGGGCGTCGCCGACTACTACGACTCCCAGCCGCTCGGGATGACGGCCGAGTACCGGATTCTCGAAGCCCGGCAGCTCGCCGACGGCCTCGTGCTCGGCTACCTGAGCGTCGACTTCGCGTTCACCGACAGAGCCACGATCGTCGTCAACCTGAGCGTGCTGGTGAAGGACACGAAGGAGGGCTGGCGCATCAGCCACTACCAGGTCTCCCGTCTCGCACCGGCCGCCTAG